Genomic DNA from Carnobacteriaceae bacterium zg-C25:
TTGCGTTCTTACCGAACTCTTTACCAGAATCTTGGGGAATTACTCAATTCATCAAAACTAACCAAGCAACAATTTTATTACCTTACCGTGTATCAATGTACATTATGACGTTGTATGCCGTATTTGGTATTGGTTACTCTCTATCAAAATCTTATGACTTAGATGGTTTATCAGGTGCTGTATTATCAGAATTAGCATTTTTATTAACGATTATTCCTGTAGCCATTCCTGCAGCATCTAAAGGCGTAAAAGCAGTTGCTCAAACTTCAGAAGATGTGGCTAAATTTGTTGCTGCTGTACCAGCAGGTTTCCATTTACCAATGCCAAACCTTGGATCAGCAGGTATGTTCGTAGGTATCTTATCAGCATTCTTTGCTGTTGAAGTATATCGTTTCACACAAAAATCTGGTTTCAAAATTTCAATGCCACCTCAAGTACCTGCTTCAGTAGCACGTTCATTTGAAGCATTGACACCAACATTTATCGTATTATTATCAGTTGCAACATTGACAATGTTCTTCAAAGTTAATGTACATACAATTGTTAGTGATGCCGTTAAACCTTTAGTATCTGCATCAGACTCATTACCATCAGTAATCATTATTATTGTATTGACACAGTTCTTCTGGTCATTCGGTATTCACGGTTGGTCAATCGTTGGTTCATTAGCACGTCCATTATGGGTTGTGTTATTAGACCAAAATACAGAAGCATTTGCTAGTGGCGCAACAGTTGCTAACACAGCGGCAGAACCATTCTATCAATGGTTTGTTATGATCGGTGGATCAGGTGCTACAATCGGTTTAGCGATTTCATTATTATTCGCACGTTCTGCTTACTTGAAAGCGTTAGGACGTACACCGTTCTTACCAGCAGTATTTAACATTAACGAACCATTAGTATTCGGTACACCATTAGTATTGAACCCAACATTAATGATTCCATTTATCGCTGCACCATTAGTAAATGGTATCGTAGCGTGGATTGCATTCTCAACAGGTTTAGTACATCGTGTAGTTGCATCAGCAGCTTGGACATTACCTGGACCAATTGGATCATTCTTTGCAACAGGTGGGGATGTTAAAGGAGCTATTTTAAGTGTTGTATTAATTTTATTATCAATCTTAATTTACTTCCCATTCTTCAAAATGTACGACAACCAAATGTTAAAACAAGAACAAGAAGAAATGTAATAAAAAAAGCGATGGGCTTGGGCTAAATGTCCAAGCCTATTTTATATAGTAAAGGAAAACATATGAGACGATTAGGATTATCGATTTATCCAGATAAATCAACAAAAGAAGAAATTCATGATTATTTAAAACGTGCAAGTAAAGCCGGATTTTCACGCATTTTTTCTTGCTTATTATCAGTGGATAAACCAGCAGAAGAAATTAAAGCAGAATTTAAAGAAACAAACCAGTTAGCACATGATTTAGGTTATGAAGTCATTGTGGATGTCGCACCGCGTGTGTTTGATCAATTAGGGATTTCTTATAAAGATTTATCATTTTTTGAGGAAATTGGTGCAGATGGGATTCGTTTAGATGTCGGATTTACCGGAAATGAAGAGTCGTTAATGACATTTAATCCACAAAATTTAAAAGTAGAGATTAACATGAGTAACAATGTACATACATTAGATACGATTATGGACTATCAACCAAATGTGTACAATTTATACGGCTGTCATAACTTTTACCCACATCGCTATTCAGGTTTAGGTTTAGACTTTTTTAATGCGTGTACACAACGCTTTAAACAATACGGCATTAAAACAGCGGCATTTGTTGGTACGCAAAGCGAGGGTGCATTTGGGCCATGGCCGACTACTGAAGGTTTGGTGACATTGGAAATGCACCGTACATTGCCTTTAGATGTGCAAGTGAAACATTATGTGGCACTAAATACAATTGATGATATTTTATTGGCGAATTGCTATCCAACACAACAAGAATTAGAGAGTTTAGCCGATTTACCGTTAGAGTTGGTTACGTTTGATGTGGCTTTAGTTGAGGGGATTCCAGAAGTTGAAAAAGATATTGTGTTAAATGAATTGCATTTTAATCGTGGGGATCAAAGTGATAATTTAATTCGCTCAACGCAAAGTCGTGTGAAATATAAAGGGCATCAATTTGATATTTTCAATACGCCGGATGTCATTAAACGTGGTGATGTGGTGATTGAGTCAAGTGAATATGGTCACTATGCTGGAGAATTACAAATTGCATTGAAAGATATGGAAAATTCTGGAAAATCCAATGTTGTAGCGCGCGTGCGCGATGAAGAGTTGTTCTTATTAGATTACATTAAACCATGGCAAAAATTCCGCTTTAGACAAGTTAAAAAATAGAACCGTAAAATGTTGACTGTTGATACATAAGTGTCAGCAGTCTTTTTTGTGTAACTTTCGTTATGTTGACAACTACAAAAAAGTGACATCGCTATTTGCGACATCACTTTTAAAATTATTTAGAAGCACGTTTAATGTATGTACCTTCTTGTGTATTCACTTCGATATACTCGCCAGCTTCAATAAAGTCAGGCACGTTAACCACTAAACCAGTTTCCATAACGGCAGGTTTACCTGAACCTGTAGCTGTTGCACCTTTAATTGACGGTTGTGTTTCAGCAATTTGTAAAACAACAGATGTTGGTAAT
This window encodes:
- a CDS encoding DUF871 domain-containing protein translates to MRRLGLSIYPDKSTKEEIHDYLKRASKAGFSRIFSCLLSVDKPAEEIKAEFKETNQLAHDLGYEVIVDVAPRVFDQLGISYKDLSFFEEIGADGIRLDVGFTGNEESLMTFNPQNLKVEINMSNNVHTLDTIMDYQPNVYNLYGCHNFYPHRYSGLGLDFFNACTQRFKQYGIKTAAFVGTQSEGAFGPWPTTEGLVTLEMHRTLPLDVQVKHYVALNTIDDILLANCYPTQQELESLADLPLELVTFDVALVEGIPEVEKDIVLNELHFNRGDQSDNLIRSTQSRVKYKGHQFDIFNTPDVIKRGDVVIESSEYGHYAGELQIALKDMENSGKSNVVARVRDEELFLLDYIKPWQKFRFRQVKK
- a CDS encoding PTS sugar transporter subunit IIC, which encodes MFDKLTHFMDTKLSTPMAKLAEQRHLRAIRDGIIATLPIIVVASMFMVIAFLPNSLPESWGITQFIKTNQATILLPYRVSMYIMTLYAVFGIGYSLSKSYDLDGLSGAVLSELAFLLTIIPVAIPAASKGVKAVAQTSEDVAKFVAAVPAGFHLPMPNLGSAGMFVGILSAFFAVEVYRFTQKSGFKISMPPQVPASVARSFEALTPTFIVLLSVATLTMFFKVNVHTIVSDAVKPLVSASDSLPSVIIIIVLTQFFWSFGIHGWSIVGSLARPLWVVLLDQNTEAFASGATVANTAAEPFYQWFVMIGGSGATIGLAISLLFARSAYLKALGRTPFLPAVFNINEPLVFGTPLVLNPTLMIPFIAAPLVNGIVAWIAFSTGLVHRVVASAAWTLPGPIGSFFATGGDVKGAILSVVLILLSILIYFPFFKMYDNQMLKQEQEEM